One genomic segment of Desulfomicrobium sp. ZS1 includes these proteins:
- a CDS encoding ABC transporter permease gives MTLYAFLGALEQGFLYGIMALGVYLTFRILDFPDLTVDGSLPLGASVSAVTITAGHSPYLALMLASMAGFLAGAVTAILNTKLKILHLLASILTMISLYSINIRIMGGPNVALLGTPSVLTDLENLGLPLYQLTPVFFFVVAALITAGLIWFLHTEYGQAMLATGDNRQMITSQGVNTDNVIIFGVGLSNALVAFSGALIAQNQGAADVNMGVGTIVAGLASVILGETVFGKATIARACIAVIVGSILYRTAIALALGSRLGSFSFTPSDLNLITAFLVIVALTSPMLKQRFTR, from the coding sequence ATGACCCTCTACGCCTTCCTCGGAGCCCTGGAACAGGGTTTTTTATATGGCATCATGGCCCTCGGGGTGTACCTGACCTTTCGCATCCTCGACTTTCCGGATCTGACCGTGGACGGCAGCCTGCCGCTGGGAGCTTCGGTCAGCGCCGTGACCATCACCGCCGGGCACAGCCCGTACCTGGCCCTTATGCTGGCCTCGATGGCAGGGTTTCTGGCCGGAGCGGTGACCGCGATCCTGAACACCAAACTCAAAATTCTGCACCTCTTGGCCTCCATCCTGACCATGATCTCACTTTATTCCATCAATATCAGGATCATGGGCGGCCCCAATGTGGCGCTCCTCGGCACACCGTCGGTGCTGACGGACCTCGAGAATCTGGGACTGCCGCTCTATCAGCTCACCCCCGTGTTCTTTTTCGTTGTCGCAGCCCTCATCACGGCCGGACTGATCTGGTTTCTGCACACCGAATACGGGCAGGCCATGCTGGCCACCGGCGACAACCGGCAGATGATCACCTCGCAGGGCGTGAACACGGACAACGTCATCATTTTCGGCGTGGGCCTCTCCAACGCCCTGGTCGCCTTCAGCGGGGCGCTCATCGCCCAGAACCAGGGCGCGGCGGACGTGAACATGGGCGTGGGCACCATCGTCGCAGGACTGGCCTCCGTCATCCTCGGCGAAACGGTCTTCGGCAAGGCGACCATCGCCAGGGCCTGCATCGCGGTCATCGTCGGTTCCATCCTCTACCGCACCGCCATCGCCCTGGCGCTGGGATCCAGGCTCGGCAGCTTTTCCTTCACCCCCAGCGACCTGAACCTGATCACCGCCTTTCTGGTCATCGTGGCTCTGACCTCGCCCATGCTCAAGCAGAGGTTCACCCGATGA
- a CDS encoding CHASE2 domain-containing protein: protein MKRHRYRRRDILRLLGTGCVITLCIVILHVARPELLVHFERKVYDVLLSQSSQRPPSPVPVLIAIDDRSLADLGQWPWPRHVLARLITRLREAGADIVTLDLILSARDRTSPLLVQEELRRDTGFSFDLGGLPRTRLDHDQLLAEALAKMPTVLGYKLLFTPTGSDEPFCDVHPILSGQTISAALSLHAAENAVCPLTILNAAATNSGFINALPDSDGVIRRTPLMALHADELLPSLILATVMTRGETAIGLGQDADGGFVQFGRKRTHIDAQGNVLLRYRGPSGTFTTYSATDILSAPLPDLHGRVAIVGPTASGLGDNHPTPVDRVFPGIEVHATLLDNLLQKDTLIRPAWAIGAEACAIVLVGLLSSLMMMSAGPLACAAGLVLGATGVWSASLWLLNGPGYWISPLSTEIILLGNMALLSLIKYGMEERELRIRSQQLLHAQDATIMSLTALAETRDPETGGHIRRTREYILVLARVLARQAKYKKHLDRETIELLYKSAPLHDIGKVGIADSILLKPGMLTREEFTEMQRHTVLGAETLAEAERQSTDSGDRSFLGLAREIALSHHEKWDGSGYPQGLKGEDIPLGGRLMALADVYDALVTKRVYKDAMTHEEACQIILDGRGSHFDPDVVDAFEQSRHEFMQISTRYD from the coding sequence ATGAAGCGACACAGATACCGCCGCCGGGACATTCTTCGCCTGCTGGGCACCGGATGCGTCATCACGCTCTGCATCGTGATTCTGCATGTCGCGCGCCCGGAATTGCTCGTCCATTTCGAACGCAAGGTCTACGATGTGCTGCTGTCCCAAAGCAGTCAGCGCCCCCCGAGCCCTGTGCCCGTGCTCATCGCCATCGACGACAGGTCCCTGGCCGATCTCGGGCAATGGCCCTGGCCGCGGCATGTATTGGCACGCCTGATCACCCGCCTGCGCGAAGCCGGCGCAGACATCGTGACCCTGGACCTAATCCTCTCGGCCCGCGACAGGACCTCCCCGCTACTGGTCCAGGAAGAGCTGCGCCGAGACACGGGATTCTCATTTGATCTTGGAGGGTTGCCTCGCACCAGACTGGACCATGACCAATTGCTGGCAGAAGCGCTGGCAAAAATGCCGACCGTTCTGGGTTACAAACTGCTTTTTACCCCCACCGGCAGCGACGAACCCTTCTGCGACGTTCATCCGATCCTCTCCGGACAAACCATATCTGCCGCGTTGTCATTGCACGCGGCCGAGAACGCCGTCTGCCCCCTGACGATCCTGAACGCAGCCGCGACAAATTCAGGCTTCATCAACGCCCTGCCCGACTCCGACGGAGTCATCCGACGGACCCCGCTCATGGCGCTGCACGCAGACGAACTGCTGCCAAGCCTGATCCTGGCCACGGTCATGACCCGGGGTGAAACCGCCATCGGTCTGGGGCAGGACGCCGACGGCGGCTTCGTGCAGTTTGGGCGCAAGCGTACGCACATCGACGCCCAGGGCAATGTGCTGCTCAGATATCGCGGCCCCAGCGGCACCTTCACCACCTACTCCGCAACCGATATCCTAAGCGCCCCCCTGCCGGATTTGCACGGTCGCGTGGCCATTGTCGGCCCCACCGCCTCAGGGCTTGGCGACAATCATCCGACCCCCGTGGACCGCGTCTTTCCGGGCATAGAAGTCCATGCCACCCTGCTCGACAACCTGCTCCAGAAAGACACCCTGATCCGTCCGGCCTGGGCCATCGGGGCGGAAGCATGCGCCATCGTGCTTGTCGGCCTCCTGTCGAGCCTCATGATGATGTCCGCCGGTCCCTTGGCCTGCGCGGCCGGTCTGGTCCTGGGAGCGACCGGGGTGTGGAGCGCCAGCCTCTGGCTTCTGAACGGTCCCGGCTACTGGATTTCGCCCTTGTCCACAGAAATAATTTTGCTCGGCAACATGGCTCTTTTAAGCCTCATCAAATACGGCATGGAGGAGCGTGAACTGCGCATCCGCAGCCAACAACTGCTGCACGCCCAAGACGCCACCATCATGAGCCTCACCGCGCTGGCCGAAACCCGGGACCCCGAAACCGGAGGACACATCCGGCGCACTCGCGAGTATATCCTCGTTCTGGCCCGCGTCCTGGCCAGACAAGCAAAATACAAAAAGCACCTCGACCGGGAGACCATCGAACTGCTCTACAAATCCGCGCCCCTGCACGATATCGGCAAGGTCGGCATAGCCGACAGCATCCTGCTCAAGCCAGGCATGCTGACCCGTGAAGAGTTCACGGAGATGCAACGCCACACTGTCCTTGGGGCCGAAACCCTGGCCGAGGCGGAACGCCAGAGCACGGACAGCGGCGACCGGTCCTTCCTCGGCCTGGCGCGGGAAATCGCCCTCTCCCACCATGAAAAATGGGACGGCAGCGGTTATCCCCAGGGGCTCAAAGGAGAGGACATCCCCCTTGGAGGCAGGCTCATGGCACTGGCCGACGTCTATGACGCGCTGGTCACAAAACGCGTCTACAAGGACGCCATGACGCATGAAGAGGCCTGTCAAATCATCCTGGACGGGCGCGGCTCCCATTTCGACCCGGATGTGGTCGACGCATTCGAACAGTCCCGGCATGAGTTCATGCAGATCAGCACCCGCTACGACTGA
- a CDS encoding OmpA family protein: MIARILLLILCLAFSGCAAKGTTVVLLKDLDGSVGQVQVSTPAGTQKLSAAGHSTRVSDSSAAPDVLRTLDQKKIEREYGPALQAMPNPPETFLLYFEFGRSELTAESKPVPPMIIEAITRRNSRDVRINGHSDTIGQREDNARLSLERAEGARDVLIKEGVDPSIMQVFSHGEGNLLIPTADDTPEPRNRRVEVLVR, encoded by the coding sequence ATGATCGCACGCATTCTTCTGCTCATCCTTTGCCTGGCCTTTAGCGGCTGCGCAGCCAAAGGTACAACCGTGGTCCTGCTTAAAGACCTTGACGGCTCGGTAGGACAGGTCCAGGTCAGCACTCCGGCCGGAACGCAAAAGCTGTCCGCCGCCGGGCACAGCACAAGGGTCAGCGACTCCTCGGCCGCGCCCGACGTCCTGCGCACCCTCGATCAGAAAAAGATTGAACGCGAGTACGGCCCGGCTCTTCAGGCCATGCCCAATCCTCCCGAGACCTTTCTGCTCTATTTTGAATTCGGCAGATCGGAACTGACCGCCGAATCGAAACCCGTTCCGCCCATGATCATTGAAGCCATCACCCGCCGCAATTCCCGCGATGTACGCATCAACGGCCACTCGGACACAATCGGGCAGCGCGAGGACAACGCCCGCCTGTCCCTGGAACGGGCCGAGGGCGCCCGCGATGTCCTGATCAAAGAAGGTGTTGATCCGTCCATCATGCAAGTCTTTTCCCATGGTGAGGGCAACCTCCTCATTCCCACCGCCGATGATACTCCCGAACCCAGGAACCGCCGCGTGGAAGTACTGGTCCGCTGA
- a CDS encoding FecR domain-containing protein, producing MHLFMLLVLSFILHTGTAHAAPDVAGFIKTSEGSGQILRAGDVIAATIGDVLYVSDTVTTSDQSTLGIMLEDDTVISLGPNSRLELSDFAFAPQEEKFSIAIRLLKGSFAYMSGVIGRLAPEKVHLETPDAVIAVHGTRFLVRVVE from the coding sequence ATGCATCTCTTCATGCTCCTCGTCCTGAGTTTCATTCTGCACACAGGCACCGCCCACGCGGCACCAGACGTGGCGGGCTTCATCAAGACCTCTGAGGGGAGCGGACAAATACTGCGCGCGGGCGATGTCATTGCGGCCACGATTGGAGACGTCCTTTATGTGAGCGACACTGTCACCACCTCGGATCAAAGCACGCTCGGAATCATGCTGGAAGACGACACGGTCATCTCCCTCGGCCCGAACAGCCGTCTCGAACTGAGCGACTTCGCCTTTGCGCCCCAGGAAGAAAAATTTTCCATCGCCATACGTCTGCTCAAAGGCTCTTTTGCCTATATGTCCGGGGTGATCGGCCGCCTGGCCCCCGAAAAAGTTCACCTCGAAACCCCGGACGCGGTCATCGCCGTTCACGGCACGCGCTTTCTGGTCCGGGTGGTGGAATAA
- the recQ gene encoding DNA helicase RecQ, producing the protein MPTPLDILRTVFGYDGFVGPQEAIIETLLAGRDAVVLMPTGGGKSLCYQIPALIRPGTAVVVSPLIALMRDQVQSLTQNGVRAAYLNSSLSAAEARGVEAELLAGRLDLIYVAPERLFLPGFLEQLGRIPLALFAIDEAHCVSQWGHDFRPEYTRLGMIAERFAEVPRLALTATADDLTRADIIRQLRLESAQVFASGFDRPGIRYLVALKDHPEQQLANFLRAQPPGEAGIVYRMSRKKVEATAASLCKQGFAALPYHAGLDPATRERNQERFMREDGVIMVATVAFGMGVDKPNVRFVVHLDPPTSLEAYHQETGRAGRDGLPAVALMTYGLGDIAMLRRLVAMDAGSSRLPVDTGEGRGESRTRHERLKQQKLTSLLGYCETTNCRRQVLLRYFGEDLPRPCGNCDICLNPVESWDGTVAAQKALSTIYRVKEGFGAGHLADVLVGKQTRAIERWGHETVSTFGIGTELSRPEWLSVYRQLVAAGLADVDMEGYGALKLNAQSWEVMKGGRKVALRRDPVPVKGVQKSPVSKVAEVSSPEARELWESLRALRLEISREQGVPPYAVFSDRTLLEMVRYRPRGVEDLLGISGVGRMKLTAYGERFAEVLQRHESEHGRPEDVPDAPAPRVQKTTSGPQVLSVTEQTSLELFRENGTVEAVAGARGLKPATIYGHLVKAIAQGHVTAAEVTGLTRSQLSRIEESIGSMRLRGSASLGAVIEALDGEFSYEILRCVQAQMLREHAEQA; encoded by the coding sequence ATGCCCACCCCACTTGATATTTTGCGTACGGTTTTTGGTTACGACGGGTTCGTCGGACCGCAGGAAGCCATTATCGAAACCCTGCTGGCCGGTCGCGACGCCGTGGTGCTCATGCCCACCGGCGGGGGAAAGTCCCTGTGCTACCAGATTCCGGCCCTGATCCGGCCTGGCACCGCCGTGGTCGTGTCGCCGCTCATAGCGCTCATGCGCGACCAGGTACAGAGTCTGACCCAGAACGGGGTGCGCGCCGCCTATCTCAACTCCTCGCTTTCGGCGGCCGAGGCCCGCGGCGTGGAGGCCGAGCTGCTGGCCGGACGGCTGGACCTGATTTATGTCGCTCCGGAGCGCCTGTTTCTGCCCGGTTTTCTGGAACAGCTCGGGCGCATCCCGCTGGCGCTTTTCGCCATTGACGAGGCGCACTGCGTGTCCCAATGGGGCCACGATTTTCGGCCGGAGTACACCCGCCTCGGGATGATTGCCGAGCGCTTTGCCGAGGTGCCGCGTCTGGCCCTGACCGCAACGGCGGATGATTTGACCCGGGCGGACATCATCCGGCAGCTGCGTCTGGAATCGGCGCAGGTCTTCGCCTCGGGCTTCGACCGGCCGGGTATCCGCTATCTTGTCGCCCTGAAGGACCACCCGGAGCAGCAGCTCGCGAATTTTTTGCGTGCGCAGCCACCCGGCGAGGCGGGCATTGTCTACCGCATGTCCCGCAAGAAGGTCGAGGCCACGGCCGCGAGCCTGTGCAAGCAGGGTTTTGCGGCCCTGCCCTATCATGCCGGGCTGGACCCGGCCACGCGCGAGCGCAACCAGGAGCGTTTCATGCGCGAGGACGGGGTGATCATGGTCGCCACCGTGGCTTTCGGCATGGGCGTGGACAAGCCCAACGTGCGTTTCGTGGTCCATCTCGATCCGCCGACCAGCCTTGAGGCCTATCATCAGGAGACGGGCCGCGCCGGGCGTGACGGTTTGCCCGCCGTGGCCCTCATGACCTACGGCCTGGGCGACATCGCCATGCTGCGCCGACTGGTGGCCATGGACGCGGGATCATCCCGTCTCCCCGTCGATACCGGCGAGGGGCGCGGCGAAAGCCGGACGCGGCACGAGCGGCTCAAGCAGCAAAAATTGACCTCTCTCTTGGGGTACTGCGAGACCACCAACTGCCGGCGGCAGGTGTTGCTGCGCTATTTTGGGGAAGACCTGCCCCGGCCCTGCGGCAACTGCGATATCTGTTTGAATCCCGTTGAATCCTGGGACGGGACGGTGGCGGCCCAGAAGGCTCTGTCCACCATTTACCGGGTCAAGGAAGGCTTTGGCGCAGGGCATCTGGCCGATGTGTTGGTCGGCAAGCAGACACGGGCCATTGAGCGTTGGGGCCACGAGACGGTCTCGACGTTCGGCATCGGCACGGAGCTCTCCCGGCCGGAGTGGCTGAGCGTCTATCGCCAACTGGTGGCGGCTGGTCTGGCCGACGTGGATATGGAGGGCTATGGAGCCTTGAAGCTCAATGCCCAAAGCTGGGAAGTTATGAAGGGCGGGCGGAAAGTCGCGCTGCGCCGCGACCCGGTCCCGGTGAAGGGGGTGCAAAAGTCGCCTGTGTCCAAGGTGGCGGAGGTGTCCTCGCCCGAGGCCCGCGAACTCTGGGAAAGTCTGCGCGCATTGCGGCTGGAGATTTCCCGCGAACAGGGCGTGCCGCCCTATGCGGTTTTTTCGGATCGGACTCTTTTGGAGATGGTGCGCTACAGGCCGCGAGGCGTCGAGGATCTGCTTGGCATTAGCGGGGTGGGGCGGATGAAGCTTACGGCCTATGGGGAGCGTTTTGCCGAGGTTCTGCAGCGCCATGAGTCCGAACACGGTCGTCCGGAGGACGTGCCGGACGCTCCCGCGCCGCGCGTGCAGAAGACAACGTCCGGGCCGCAGGTCCTGTCCGTCACGGAACAGACCAGCCTGGAGCTGTTCCGGGAAAACGGGACCGTCGAGGCGGTGGCCGGGGCCAGGGGGCTGAAGCCTGCGACCATCTATGGGCATCTGGTCAAGGCCATCGCCCAGGGACATGTCACGGCGGCGGAGGTTACGGGGCTGACCCGCAGTCAACTCTCCCGCATTGAGGAGAGCATCGGGTCCATGCGGCTGCGCGGCTCGGCCTCGCTGGGCGCGGTGATCGAGGCGCTTGACGGAGAGTTCAGCTACGAGATCCTGCGTTGCGTCCAGGCCCAGATGCTCCGCGAGCACGCGGAGCAGGCATGA
- a CDS encoding tRNA nucleotidyltransferase → MKIYLVGGAVRDQVRGHEPVDLDFVAVGGDERELRRRVPGLTRVGQGIPVFVRGSSQYTLSDFSSIEDDLCSRDLTINALARDESGEIVAHPRALSDLREKILRPVAPANFLADPLRAIRAARFAAAFPDFTVHAQLVEAMRGVTVDALGQVAAERVGQEVLKACAASAPGNFLRVLQAGDKLAPWLVEFRDAHAIPAGPPRFHDASVLEHTARVMDRCAGDGLGVWMALCHDLGKTVTAPELLPHHHGHEAIGPDMAQSLARRLRLPNRHGAAGSLAARWHMAAGCYDGLKPSTRVRLLLALDKAGIMESFFRMVAADQGGEQLERARRELDLITSVRLPEKHRNLGPKSAEILLMMRCEALSAGS, encoded by the coding sequence ATGAAAATCTATCTTGTCGGCGGGGCCGTGCGTGATCAGGTGCGGGGCCATGAACCCGTGGATCTTGATTTCGTGGCCGTCGGCGGGGACGAAAGGGAACTGCGGCGACGGGTGCCGGGCCTGACCAGGGTCGGCCAAGGCATCCCGGTCTTTGTGCGCGGGTCCAGCCAGTACACCCTTTCGGATTTTTCGAGCATCGAGGACGATCTTTGTTCCCGCGATCTGACCATAAACGCCCTGGCCAGGGACGAGTCCGGCGAAATTGTGGCCCATCCCCGGGCGCTTTCGGACCTGCGCGAAAAGATTCTGCGCCCTGTGGCCCCGGCCAATTTTCTGGCCGATCCCCTGCGGGCGATCCGCGCGGCCCGTTTTGCCGCCGCATTTCCCGATTTCACGGTGCATGCGCAGCTCGTGGAGGCCATGCGCGGCGTCACGGTCGATGCGCTCGGTCAGGTGGCGGCGGAAAGGGTCGGGCAGGAGGTCTTGAAGGCCTGCGCCGCCTCTGCGCCGGGGAATTTTCTGCGCGTGCTGCAGGCCGGGGACAAGCTCGCGCCGTGGCTGGTCGAGTTCAGGGACGCGCACGCGATCCCGGCCGGTCCGCCCCGGTTTCATGATGCGAGCGTGCTGGAACATACCGCCAGGGTCATGGACCGGTGCGCCGGAGACGGCCTTGGGGTCTGGATGGCGCTGTGTCACGACCTGGGCAAGACCGTGACGGCCCCCGAACTTCTGCCTCATCATCACGGGCACGAGGCGATCGGTCCGGATATGGCCCAAAGCCTGGCCCGGCGCTTGCGTCTTCCGAACCGCCATGGCGCGGCCGGGAGTCTGGCCGCGCGCTGGCACATGGCCGCCGGATGTTACGACGGCCTGAAACCTTCGACGCGGGTGCGCCTGCTGCTGGCGCTCGATAAGGCCGGGATAATGGAGAGTTTTTTTCGGATGGTGGCGGCGGACCAGGGCGGTGAGCAGCTGGAACGGGCGCGGCGCGAACTGGATCTGATCACGTCCGTGCGCCTGCCCGAGAAGCATCGTAATCTGGGGCCCAAAAGCGCTGAAATCCTTTTGATGATGCGTTGCGAGGCGCTTTCCGCCGGGTCCTGA
- a CDS encoding ABC transporter substrate-binding protein: MTSHRNPHIVLLASFIMLLLPVSIRAEEVLSASPYWQGFTSFDGQGLYHDLLRAIYEPGGNTVRHLEVPAKRGLIMVREGTVDIYTCSSEPVDGLQLAAEPMYEGEFHAFFRKAAFPYWDGVTSMANRRAVWRLGYYSPKDFPVPFQYGETTTGVEALERVVRGGADFYIDDRILILESMEALKTPLDRNDISIESIGFRQYFPVFSTSGRGQKLRATFEQGMRSLANQGKLAPIYEKWNLPMPRAYQK; the protein is encoded by the coding sequence ATGACCAGCCACCGAAATCCGCATATAGTGCTGCTTGCCAGCTTCATTATGCTTCTTCTTCCCGTGTCCATCCGCGCGGAGGAGGTGCTGAGCGCTTCCCCATATTGGCAGGGATTCACCAGCTTCGACGGCCAGGGCCTCTATCACGACCTGCTGCGGGCCATCTACGAACCCGGCGGGAATACGGTCCGCCATCTGGAAGTACCGGCCAAGCGCGGACTGATCATGGTCCGCGAAGGCACCGTCGACATCTACACATGCAGCTCGGAGCCCGTGGACGGGCTGCAACTGGCCGCCGAACCCATGTATGAGGGCGAGTTCCACGCGTTCTTCCGCAAAGCCGCCTTCCCCTACTGGGATGGCGTGACCTCCATGGCGAACAGGCGGGCTGTGTGGCGGCTCGGGTATTACAGCCCAAAAGATTTTCCCGTTCCCTTCCAATATGGCGAAACCACGACCGGCGTCGAAGCCCTGGAACGGGTCGTACGGGGAGGAGCGGATTTTTACATCGATGACCGCATCCTCATCTTGGAAAGCATGGAGGCCCTCAAAACACCCCTTGACCGAAACGACATCAGCATCGAATCCATAGGCTTCCGGCAATATTTCCCTGTCTTTTCCACCTCCGGGCGCGGGCAGAAGCTGCGCGCGACCTTCGAGCAGGGCATGCGCAGCCTGGCAAATCAAGGCAAGCTGGCTCCGATCTATGAAAAATGGAACCTGCCCATGCCCAGGGCGTACCAGAAATAA
- the deoC gene encoding deoxyribose-phosphate aldolase — translation MQDMLDRSRQIVSLLDLTSLTGVETDAAIKALCARASGPCGQVAAICVFARHLPLAKSCLARLGAERVELATVVNFPEGELDPLGSVREIEAALALGATEVDLVFPYRAFLGGFEERVGAYLDACRRACSVLLKIILETGELGTREAIRAASLLAVDRGADFLKTSTGKSAVHATPEAARTMLEVIAERGGTVGFKASGGLRTMDDALVYLRLAEEIMGRDWISPRTLRFGASSLLDDVLARAGAERR, via the coding sequence ATGCAGGACATGTTGGACCGATCACGACAAATAGTTTCACTTCTGGATTTGACTTCGCTGACCGGCGTCGAGACCGATGCCGCCATAAAGGCGCTTTGCGCCAGAGCGTCGGGACCCTGCGGTCAGGTCGCGGCGATCTGCGTATTCGCCCGGCATCTGCCTCTGGCGAAGAGCTGCCTTGCCCGGCTTGGCGCGGAGAGGGTCGAGCTGGCCACGGTGGTGAATTTTCCCGAGGGCGAGCTCGACCCTCTCGGCAGTGTCCGCGAGATCGAAGCGGCGCTGGCCCTGGGGGCCACGGAAGTGGATCTCGTCTTTCCGTACCGGGCGTTTCTGGGCGGTTTCGAAGAACGTGTGGGCGCGTACCTGGATGCTTGCCGCCGGGCCTGTTCGGTGCTTCTCAAGATCATTCTCGAAACGGGAGAGCTCGGGACCCGGGAGGCGATCAGGGCGGCCAGCCTGCTGGCCGTGGACCGGGGGGCGGATTTTCTGAAGACCTCCACAGGCAAATCCGCGGTTCACGCCACCCCGGAGGCGGCGCGGACCATGCTCGAAGTCATCGCAGAGCGCGGCGGCACGGTTGGCTTCAAGGCCTCGGGCGGCCTGCGCACCATGGATGACGCATTGGTGTATCTGCGGTTGGCGGAGGAGATCATGGGCCGGGACTGGATCAGCCCGCGTACGCTGCGTTTCGGGGCGAGCAGCTTGCTGGACGATGTGCTGGCCAGGGCCGGGGCGGAGCGCCGATGA
- a CDS encoding phosphopentomutase yields the protein MRRVCLLVLDSLGVGGAPDAEMFHDRGADTLGHIAQACVQGVADDGRKGPLRLPVLSSLGLGLAAGLSTGTVPPGLEICGQVLGRYGCASEISRGKDTPSGHFEMTGAPVLFDWGYFAPDTNSIPQAFLDELAARAALPGVLGNCKASGTEILTRLGEEHLRSGRPIVYTSVDSVLQIAAHEEAFGLKRLLEVCAIARELADKYRIARIIARPFVGKDAATFVRTGNRRDFSIPAPSPTILDLLTDAGGTVLCVGKVGDIFAHRGVSRTIRAHGHDRLLDATLEAWDSAGDRTLVMTNFVDFDSVHGHRRDVAGYARALEALDARLPELLSRLMPGDVCILTADHGCDPTWPGTDHTRERVPVLVYGPGLAAGCMGVRDSLSDIGASVAHFFGMAGTGHGRSFFAQDELSNLP from the coding sequence ATGAGGCGGGTCTGCCTGCTGGTGCTTGATTCCCTGGGTGTGGGCGGAGCCCCGGATGCCGAGATGTTTCATGATCGTGGCGCGGATACGTTGGGGCACATTGCCCAGGCCTGCGTCCAAGGGGTGGCCGACGACGGACGCAAGGGGCCGCTGAGGCTTCCGGTGCTGTCTTCGTTAGGCCTGGGGCTGGCCGCCGGGTTGTCCACGGGAACGGTTCCTCCCGGTCTTGAAATATGCGGGCAGGTTCTTGGCAGATATGGGTGCGCTTCGGAAATAAGCCGGGGCAAGGACACTCCGAGCGGGCATTTTGAAATGACCGGAGCGCCGGTGCTTTTTGACTGGGGCTATTTCGCTCCGGACACGAATTCCATCCCGCAGGCTTTTCTGGACGAGTTGGCGGCCCGCGCCGCCCTGCCCGGGGTACTGGGCAACTGCAAGGCTTCGGGCACCGAAATTTTGACGCGTCTTGGCGAGGAGCATCTGCGCAGCGGTCGGCCCATCGTCTATACGTCGGTGGATTCCGTGCTGCAGATCGCGGCTCATGAAGAAGCCTTCGGCTTAAAGCGCCTGCTGGAGGTTTGCGCCATTGCCAGAGAGCTTGCGGACAAATACCGCATTGCCAGGATCATCGCCCGGCCTTTTGTCGGCAAGGACGCGGCTACGTTCGTGCGGACCGGCAACCGTCGCGATTTTTCCATTCCGGCTCCTTCGCCCACGATTCTCGATCTCTTGACGGACGCGGGCGGCACAGTCTTGTGCGTTGGCAAGGTCGGGGATATTTTCGCTCATCGCGGGGTGAGCAGGACTATCCGGGCGCATGGCCACGACCGCCTTCTGGACGCGACACTGGAAGCCTGGGACAGTGCCGGCGACAGAACGCTGGTCATGACGAATTTCGTTGATTTTGATTCGGTTCATGGCCATCGTCGGGACGTGGCCGGGTATGCCCGTGCGCTGGAGGCCCTGGATGCCCGTTTGCCCGAGTTGCTGTCGCGGCTGATGCCTGGCGACGTGTGCATCCTGACCGCCGATCACGGCTGCGACCCGACCTGGCCCGGCACGGACCATACGCGGGAGCGGGTCCCTGTTCTGGTTTATGGTCCGGGTCTTGCCGCCGGATGCATGGGCGTCCGCGATTCGCTGAGCGATATCGGGGCCTCGGTGGCGCATTTTTTTGGCATGGCTGGAACCGGACATGGCCGGTCTTTTTTTGCTCAGGATGAGCTCTCAAATCTTCCTTAA